TGGCAAGTCTCTATTCTGATAATGTGAATCATCAGAGCAATTATTAGTTGTTTGGTCAGAGGTAGGGGCCAATCATCAAAGACACCCATCCCTAACCAGGCATCCATAGGTCCGCCCAGCCCCACATTTCAGACTGCCTGTTAGACATTTCCTAGAGACACTTCAAACACAAGATCTCCCAAACAGATTTCAGTCTTCCTCCTGGGATTCCTTTTTCAGTTAACCCATCACACTGATCTAATCTTGCAAGTATGCAGAATCAGTCATCCTTCATTCTTACCCTGGTCACCAGTCCTCTCCGTTCTAATTCCTAAATGGCCTTGACTCTGCCCCCTCTCTGCTGTTACTGCTTCCATTATTCTAGTTTCGACACTCATCTCCAGTCTGAATTATTGCAGGAACTCCCTGGGTAGCCCCTTTGCTTCCAAGCTTGGTCGCATCTAATCCATCTTCTACACTCTTGCCAGAGCAATTTTTCCTAAAACAGAATTGAAAATGTCATTCCCAACGCAAAAAAACCATGAATGGTTCCTTACAACCATGGAATGAAATCTAAAGTCTTCAGCCCATCAAACAAGGAATTGAAGAATCTAGACCGTTTTCAGTGTCCCATCTTCATTAGATTAAACTACACTATTAAGCAATCTCCAAAAATTTCATGCTGTCATCAAGTCCCCCTATCCTTGCTCATGCTCTTCTCCCTGCCTATTCACCTTCCCTGCTCAATGAAATGTTCTCATCCTTGAAGAATCAATCCAAAGGTCGTTGAGTGAAATCATCCTGGCCTGACTTTCCAAGATAGAATCCATCTCAACCTTCTTTGGGCCCCCAAGGCAACTTTTCATATTTCTATCCCAAAACAAAGCCCCCATGGTGGTTGTTTACCATGCACAAGCCTGCCTATCCCACTGAAGTGTGACCTGTTTAAGGAAAGACgtcatgacttacttatttttatatgtctGTGCCAAGCACAGAGAAGAAACTATAGACAAGCCATGGGTAGTAAGTGACAGATTTGAAAGGTCTTTACTGACTGTCATGTTACCTACTTCCACATAGCCAAACCAAATGCTAAGATAGATATAAAACCCCATCTCCAGTcacttttctctccctctgagaATTCTTCGATTCCATGGAAAGGTCAGCTTGCTCTGAACCATGAAGCCTGGGCTGGCCTGGCAAAGCAGAATGATACAACAGTAGGACAAATGTTCCTAAAACatcccctccccattcccttaCCAGCCTTACTCTGTGGCCAAGGAAAGGCTGCTGCAAGAAtctcaaagaaaggaaaatgttgtTATTCCCAGAGCAATGTTCATTTTCCCCAATTTTACTGGATTGACAGCAAAGTCCTCATGTGCATTTGGGTGCATTAAATTTGAAATTGTTCTACAGATTTGACTTCATGCCGGTAATGGATATAATGATCCATCTTGGGGCTGAGAAAAAATGAATCTTAACACTTTGGgagcaaatttaaaaatctgcCATCAGGGAGCTCTGCTGAGAGAGACAATGGCTGCCAGACCTGGAACAGAGACCAGCACCTGTCTTCCTCATCCACTACAAGGCCTCTCTCCACTCACTGGCCTTTCATGGGCCTCAGTTCCCCATCTTCTCAGTTTCCTGGTTTTCCACAGAAAACACTCTCCCTAGGAGTTCATGGACACAAGTTTAAAACCCTTAAAACCCAGGTATGACTCTCAGCTCTCCTTCTgtctagctgtgtgatcttgagaaaGTCACTCCACATCTCTGGGCTCCATTTCTAGGCAGTTTTAGAGTAGAGGTGAGGATTTGTCTCCCTATGTAGGGCTTCTTAGGATGGTGCCTGCTGGCCAAACACATTAAAAGGGAAGGACACTGAAGCAGGAGAGATGTCCTTGGAGTtgtcttataaaataaataacaaaaatctgGAAGCCCTTGCATGGCAAACTGAGCCATAGCTCTTTTCTGGCATAACTTGATATCCAAGCCTAAATTGTAGAGAGGAGCCTCCATAAATGGAGCGAGGTCAGGAAGACAAAACAATGAGAAGGCAGCAGAAAATTAAAGATGTCCATCCATAGGAATAAAGCCACTAATTGAGAGTTCTGTAGAGCCATCTGAAAAGGACAATGAAAAGATTTCTGAGAGAGAATTACTatcatgagatttttttaaaagcttttgtaACTTCCCCAAGTTTGTAATTTTGTCACTCATTGGCTGTTTCCCTGGTGTGattagctattaaaaaaaaaaaccataaaaccaAAATGTGTCTATTTACGTATAAGGAACAGTGAGTCAGCTGGGAGCTGGTGGGAGCAGCCTCTTGTTATCCTGCCGAACTGGTGAAGGTGTGTGAGAAGAAATAGCAGCAGAGATGTAACGAGGAGAGGAAATAGGAATCTGTCATGATGATTATCATTTACTAGCTAGTAATTGTGTATTATGTGCTTTTCTCATGCATTTCCTCACTTAATAACCCTATGAAATAAGTGCTGTTATCCTATTGCAcattttgaggaaactgagatttatAAAAGACTAGAACAAGTAACCCACCTgagattctaaaaaaaaaagcacaaaatggcAGACCTGAGATATAACCCTGAGCGTTCGACTCCCCAACTGAGATCTTTCAAATCTACCCGACTCCACCCAATGCTATACAGAACACTATGAGgagaaaggacaagaaataaaggATATGGGATGTTACTGAAGCAGTAAAAGTGAACCCAAGGCATAATCAACAGAGGATTTTATCCCATGTCACCTGATTTTATTTAGGAAATGACATAGTCAAATGGCTCCATTCGCCCTGGCTTCAGAGTCTGTCCCCAATAGAGACTGAGCCTTCAGGGGCAATTTGGGACCATCTCACACATTCCTGCTgccaagaaagaaatgaaattaagcCTCAGGCTACATGGACTCATATGAGTTTCTAGATACCCAGAGGAATAGGTGTTTGTATTCCCTTAACAGACTTCCTTCAGCTGGAGGAGAAACCTATGatgctattattgttattgttgtttgtttgtgtttggaTTGTGGTTTCTAACCCTTTGGGGCTTTGAAGAATTCTTGGAGAACCTAACGAAAGTCCTAGACTTTTCCCCCAGAAAAATgtgtatgcacatatacacatgcaatcatatatataattttggggGTTTATGCCCACCCCTATCTCTGTAAACCCATTTACAGAGAACCCCACCTAAGAGTCCATGGACACAGTTTAAAATCCCTGAAACCTGAGTCCCAGTACTCCCTCTGCCAAGCTACATAATCTTAGGTAAGTCATTCCACATCTCTAAACAACATTCTAGGCAGCCATGGAGTGGAGGTGAAGAATTGCCACTCTAAGTAATGTTAATTTTAGAGAACAATTTTGGCAGGATCCTCTTGGGTGGTTTAAACCAGCCCTCAACTAGGGAAGCCTTGCCATCCAAAAGTttatatgaagaaatgaagaggTAACTGGGGATATTTAGCTAGGGAACAAAACCCCACAGAGGCATGCAGGCCCTCTGAAATGGACTGAAGGCATTTCCATGTGAATGAAGAAGGAGTCTTCTTCTGTAAGTGGCTCCAGAGGGGAGGTCAGGGAGAAGCAACATAGCATGGTATTAGAGTCACATCAGAGTAGAAAAGACATGGGTTAAATACAGGTCCATCATTTACCAGACGAGTTAAATAACCTTCATGGACTCTAAAGTGGAAGTGATAATGGTATCTATCTCATTGGATTTTGTGAGAAATCAAATGAGGCAATGCATGTAAAATGCAAAgtgttaaaacaaagaaaaatctcagtAGTTGTCAGCTTCTCCAATAAACTTTCCAATCttccatgtctttctttctttttagaaaaccctgaagactccaccaaaaaacatTAGAgtcaataaatgaattcagtaaagttgcaggattcaaaatgaATACACTgaagtctgttgcatttctatataaaaatagtgaactaacagaaagagaaattgagaaatctatcccatttacagttgcatatctttccatttattttattaaaaaaaataaaatgctagaaataaactgaaccaaagaggtaaaagaccgatactctgaaaactacaagatattgatcaaagaaactgaagaaaacacaaataaatggaaagatattccttGCTCACAaacaggaagaactaatattgttaaaatggccacctTGCCCAAAGCACtcaacagattcagtgcaatccttatgaAAACACCAATGTTACTTTCCACAAAACTagagcaaacaatcctaaaatttgtatggaaccacaaaaaccccaaatatccaaagcaatcttgaagaagaacaaagctgggggtattacactccatgatttcaaactatactacaaagctatagtcatcaaaacagtatggaacTGCTGCAAGAAcaaacacataaatcaatggaatagaatagagagctcagaaataaacccacacctatatggccaattaatatatgaccaaggagacaagaatatacaacagaaaaaagacagtttcttttataaatggtgttgggaaaactgacaactacatgcaaaagacctttcatttctttatctgtaaaataagggtaATATCTGTACCTGATCATTgtgaaatttaaataagaaaatacacattaaaaatccTTAGTATAGCTCCTAACATATGGCTAAGTCCTCAGTAGACGGTAAGCACAATTGTTATTATGAATGTTTCATTACAAAAACCACTGGGAAGAGAGGATGGTACATGCAAAGCACATGGTCTTTCATTTCAGGCTAGAAAGAGAGGCAAAATAGTACCTAAGAGCATGGAATCAGAGCTAGACTTCCTGTCTGGCATCTGAGCGCTGTGTTCTTGGGGAAgttacagaaaatagaaatatgcATATCTGCTAGAGAGAGATTGGATGAAGTGGTACATACAAGCAGGACataatatgtgctcaataaacCTTGGGTTTTTTGGGGTACTTTTTCCCATAATGAGTAGATGGTACACAGAAATGGACAGATCTTCTTGTAACAAGCTCCTCCCCAGCAGGGCAGCCTCCAGATATTGCATAAAGTGTTCTCTCTCTCCCAGGTTGTATTAAGGAGCAGTGAAATGaaaatcatcagggatattataGAAGATAAGCATTGCTGGCCTCTTATACCCTTGCAATTCAGTTTAAATTAGTAAAGatttaaatggaataaattgTAACATTCTGAAAACTCCTTGCCCACCTTCCATCACTTTTCTAGTTGTTACcttctcttctttaaaaaggaaGTCCTCTACCCTTACCCATCCCAGAGACAAAAAAGGTTTGAATCTTTGGCACCTAGCATCCCTTAAATTATCAACAACTAGTCCACATTTCCTGTCCTTTGGTGTATGAGTTAGTACATGTAAAAGTTTTCAATATTAGATCACCCTTGCATTTCATCTTGACTTACAGTCTTCCTTCAAAACCTATCCTCCTTCTACTCACTCTCATCTGTCCCCTCTAACTCTATCTTCTGAGCCTTTGTGAGTATAGTTACATGCTTCCTTCACAGAGTTACAGGATGGCTGCTTCCTGGCTAATAAATTTATAGAAAGATACTCAAACTCTCATTAATCTGAACAACAAAACAATGAGATGACATTTTCTTCTCAGGagactgaaaacaaacaaatggtcATACCAAGTGTAGGGATGATACGGGAAATAAGATACTCTGTGGGTGGGAAAATAAACTGGCACAGGCTTTTCAGAGGACAATTTTGTAAtagcttttaaatataaaagtgcACATTTCTTTTAGCCTAGCATTTTTCCTCTTTGGTCACCTAGGTAGAGTAACACTTGCATGAACACTTAAGCAAATACTCACATACAAGGATGCTCACAGAAGACTATTTATAATAAAACACCAGAAGAACCTAAATAACCCTCAATGGGAAATGGATACTGTAAGTACCCATAGTATGAAATACTGCATGGCAATTTCACATAACGATGCAGAGCTACACAGACTGGAGGAGAAAGTGGTCCAATATGTAATATtaggtaaataaaacaaaacacagaagacCACATGCAGTAaactagcattaaaaaaaaatccacagacaaaataaaaatgtgtatttctatacctatacacacacataaaggaACAAGAAAAGATCTGACTAATAGCAGTGACTACCGCAGAGGAGAGGCTGGGTTTAAAGAAAGGGAGTCaaagagaattttatttctaCGTTTTTTTATGTATCCCTAAGAAAAATACATTAGTgtaatatttgtataattttaaataaataagtaatattttgaaaaaatgaatgGGTCATTTTCCTATCAGCATTCCTAGCTTCAAGTCAACAGTGGCTAAGGAAGAAGGCGGACCCAACAGAGCAGTCTCAGAAATGAGGCGGAGGAGGGACAAGGCCAGTACTGGTGCTTTCGGCGGGTTTCATTTTCATTCCAGCTTGTGGCAAGAGCTGGGATGTGGCCACAGTGGACCCAAAAGAGCTGAATCCCCAGACTAGCAGGCAGATGACAGATTGTCCCACAGCCAAAGATAAAATCACTCACAGGAGCACAGCCCCTTACCTCTTAGCTGAGGAAAAGTGACTGAGACACTGGTTTCCCACGTTGATGCCTGGGATGTTGACTGAAAAACCCAACCTTTGgactctggggaaaaaaaacaatggaaaagagaaaacaaacttaGGTAAATGTCTGTCTTCCTATTTTTGGTGCCCCACTGTCCCCTAAACTGACTTCTGTCATTAAAAAGAGAAGAGCTCATGTTTACTAAGCATCTAGCACATGCCATACCCTGTACACAGTGATCTACGcacattctttcatttaatcctcaggataggtactattattattcctctTTTTACCAGTATGGTAAAAACTAAGGTCCAGAGAGATTTAGCAACATTCCCAAAGTTACAGAGCAAGTAGGGGCTGGATCTGTACCCCAGCAGTATGACTCCAGAGCACACACATGAACCAGTACACCATACTGCCTCCCTCTACTGTACTATCATAAGCATTGATTTATTTACCCCATAcatgtctgttttcttctgcttgatTAGAAGCTCCATTAAGGTAACTTCTACCGTATGAGTGCTTGCTAACATGGCAGGCACTCATCTAAGGCCTTTACATGCATAAAGTTATACCACTTTacaacaaaacagaataaaccaAGGCCAGAGACCCCTAACAAAAAGTAGTAGAACTGAAAGTCAAGCCCAGGCAGTTCTCTCTGGCACTCCTAAGGATCTGAGTCACTTCTTATTTCTGGAGTATTCTCTGCTCCTGGGTCCTAAAAAACATTTTGGTGGATGGACAAAATGAATGAGAGGATTTTCCCTCCACAGTGAATCAAATGAGTACATCCCTCAGAGGACTCAACAGATTGGTGTGCTTGGAATTAGGATGAGGCAGCTTAGCACCATTTAACCTACAACAAAAGGCAAATATCCCAGGGATATGCCACCATGGAGGAGTACACAGACAAATTAGGGCTAgtttgtgttctctctctctctctctccccctctccctctccccctctccctcctcctccccctcccccctccccccaacccccccctctctttctctctctctcaccccccTCAAGAATGAATGAACCACAAATGCTGCCCTGATAGCAATTTATCCTGGGTGGGCTCCATGGCACAAAGAACCCAAAAGTCATCTCTAGTTGCCTGGTtcaatgatattttattattctcagtccaagggatgagaaaacagaaaaagagagcaAGTGTCTACCTACCTTTGGATGTTAGTAAGGCACTGTCTCCAGAAGTCACCTCAGTGCTTCTCTGAGAGTCACTGGGGAGAAGGAAAGTTTGTgattctgaaagagaaaaacctctGATAAAAAGTGGctaaaaaaataactatttttatgGTAGTCTTTGTGCTTTTCTATATATTTCAGGTTTTCTTCAAGGATTGCAAGTAATTTTTAGAATCAAGAGGAAAAAACctacaaattttacattttaagatggttattttaaaggccagaagaatAAAAACTGCATACAAAAATGACAGGTTTAGGGTTCATGGACTTTAGGTGACTACtcagaataaaatagaattagggggccatcaggtgagaaattgggggtcaacagaggtgaggcttagaacctcaccccccctgtttgagagaaatcttctgcatccgtggatgttttgttgcccttgtttagcttggattaatacttagtctataggtacagacctgatcatctacacttgagTTCTTACAGCACTAACTTACGCTTGCTACCtgtatcttacatctacctaccacttcagcatttaattaaaaaaaaataagggagaaatgtgggattcacatataaatcaagtataaaaatcaaatgaataatcatatctgacttgattgtttatagttcatgatgtgtgatcaaaccCAAAAGTTTCcatgatatgactgcccttgaactgttcaccatgtaagaacttattcactatttaagaatttgtttaccatgtaagaacttgttcattatgcttcagaagactggagactgttgagagttaggcttggggttgattaatgattgtgcattgagtcccctatacagaattttattgttgtaaacaaccatttaatcaataaataggagaggtgacctctcaaaaaaaatagaattagcCAATTTGGTATTATAAAGCTATCTAAATTATCCAGTTTTTATTGAGGCAGCTAGAATGCCTTAAAAAAGCCTTCAAGCTATCTCATAATTGTTTTTCAATATTCTTACCTCAGAATCAGAGGTTGAAACATAGTAGGAACTGTGATAAGCCCCCATTAGCCATGAAGCTAATAACTCAGTGAGAGGCCCAAGAAGCAGGATGAAGAAGgattcagaaaaaaaggaagaaaggaagaaaagaacgaagaagggaaagaggaaaggaaaaaaggaaggagggtgggagggaagaaggaagaaacaagGCCAGAAACCAGTTCATCATCAAGGGATATTTTAAGGCATCTGGAGGCCTATCCTCAtctaatctctactgccaggaaGAGACTTAACTCCTGGCAGGGTGGAACTGGAGTCTGACCCAGGGTGACATTTCCTGGTTCTTCAGTAAACATCTCCGAGATTCTTGGAAGGTCAACTGGAGAACCAAAAAAGTTGACTTatcaaaagcagagagaaaaaaagaaaaggaaaccataaaacaaaaataaggaacAATTCAGTGAAACCGCATCCCCAatgacacatgtacacacacacacatgcatgcaacACACACAGTTATGCACAGCTATGAGCCGAATGTATCCCACCAGAATTCATATGCTCAAGACCTAACCCCTAGTACCTAAGAATGTAACTATATCTGGAGAAAGAAGTAATTCAGGTGAAATGAGGTTGTACTGATGGACTAACATGATGTGTCTTAttaaaagacacacacagaaggaggcccatgtgaagacacagggagaagatggccatctgtaAGCCAAGGAAAGAGGCCCCTGAAGAAATCAACCTTACTCAGacttccagaattgtgagaaaacaaagttctgttcacacacacacacacacacacacacacacacacacacacacacacacacacacacacaccacaccatgCCACACACACCGGAAAGCACGTCTCTGGGCTGCCCCATTCAGGGGAGAGCCCTGTTCCCAGGAGACCCAAGGTAGCCCTGAGCGGCTGTACCTCGTACCTGCAGTGGGGGCGGGCCCCTCCGCGGGAGGCGCAGACGTCCGCGCTGTGACTGCCCCCGGGAGGGCGCGCGGGGAGGTCGGCGGACACGTGGCTGCCGTCGTGCGCGCAGCAGCAGTTCCGGCCTGATGCGGTGCTGCGGTGGTGAGTTCCAGCGTGATGGCGGTCGTTGCCGGAAGCCCGGCGGTTGGTGTCGTCAGACCAGTGCTGGTGGTCGGAAGGCGGGTTGTTGCTGAACCAACAGAAGGTGAGGGAAACTGTGCGAGCCTATCCGGATCCGGCCGATCCACTGTTTCTCGCCGTTTCTGCCACCTTCACACGGTCTACTAGCTGGACCATCGCAATGCGCATAAAAATTGGGTTTCTTTCCTCTGCTCCTAACCTTTCTGATTTGTTCTCGTACACTGgctaatcttttttaaaagacaagtcTAGTTATGTCCTCTCCCCGCTTAAAACTTTTTGCTGAGTTCTCCTGGCCCTTAAGATAAAGAAGCCGACTGGCAAACCTGGCCCACGACACTCCACCTGATCCGGTGCTGTCCTGTCTCCTCTCATTGTCCCCTCTGCTCTCCTCACCCTGTCCCAGCCCAGTGGCCTTTCTTCAGTTCTTTGAACATACTAGTGACCGTTCTGGCTGGAGAAACTCTGTGCCTGCTGCTTCCTAGTCGCTCTATATGGCTTAACCCTCATGTCTCAGCTAAAAAGGATACTTCTGCAAGGAGGCTATCTGTATTCTGCAGTAACACTTAGGTTTCATGGTTTTGTACTTCCATGCTTTACCTTCACAGCATTTATTACATTTCTTAATTACACATTCATTTGATGATTATTGCTTAACGCCTTCTTCTCTCACTAGACTAGACTGTAAGCTACATGAGGGAAAAATCTggtatttatttgttctctgctACAGACCTAATACCTACTAGTGttgggcacatagtaggtattccaAAAACATTGCATAAATGAATAGACAAATGTATCAAAAGTGAGCCCAAACATGAAATTTCATTTACACAAGGTCTGTAAGTTCTAGAGCTCTGCTGCACAACATTGTACCTGTAGTTAACAATAATATACTGTACACTtgaaaatttgctaagagggtagaacCTATCTTAGGTCTTCTaccaatgataaaataaaaataaaattaagcctTAAAAAAGTGAGCCCAGAATATAGAAAATAGGGTGAAAAGTAGTAGCTTTCAGATATTAAAGATGAGTTCATGCCCACTAAGCATTTGAATTTGTGTTCATTAACCACAGTTATTCTAGATACTACCCTCTCTTAAAGAtgccaaatgtccattaactgataGACCCAGAAAGGCAGCATTAGATTCAAGTGAACTTAGAAATGACTCTATAGAGTATTGGGGTGAACAAgccttttataaaataatagctGGTTATATAAGGCTTGAAAAGAGAAGACTCAGACTGGTGTCATTTAATGTCAGTAAATCAGAATAATACCTTCTATTTCACACAGTTgcctttagagaaaaatatactaATGGGTATAAAAGTCCTCTAATTAGAAGCATCCTTGTCAGTTCTCAAATTTTAGAATGCATTAGAGCAGCCAGAGGAGTTTGATAAGCATTTGGCTATCCAGACCCTCTTTCTAAGATGCCGATCCAGTTAGGAAAAGAATCTTGCATCATTGATGCTAGTTGAGCACAGAGCTTATTTTGAGAGGCTCCATTCCAGGTAAATGAGAAAGGTGATTATTGTCAGCATAGTCGAACCATAAGCTGTACTCTACGTAGCTCAAATCTTTAGGTGTTCTACCATATTCCAAATTTCATCAAAAGCAACTGACAGTAACAGAAGGAAAGAGTCCCTGCAAACCTCACTGAGTGTCTCCAAATCCCAAGCCCTTTCCCTTCTGGTAGCAGCTGCAAACTATTGGCTTACAGCTGAAGCTGACTCATGGACACCTTTTATTGAGTTTACAtggtatttttcttaatttttacatctttgccagcatgcaaaaaaaaacaatgtagttcACATGTAAGTTGGGGGGATCTGAGAACACTGGGTCCAAATGTCTGCAAGTCAACAGCCCTGCAGATAAGCAGCAGGTGCCCTCTTCAGATTGACCCTGCAATTCACGGgttcccttccccaccatctcccctCACTCATTTCTGTGACCTTCTTGGCCCCCACAGCATTTACTCCATACTGCAGCTCCCCTAGTCATAGCAACACATCTCAGATTGTTGCCAGCCCACTCACTGCTTAGCAGCTACAGCCTGTCTGACACCACCCACTGAATTCATTACCCATTAACCACCAAATCTCTCTTCCCGCAGACACGAGCCCCTTCCTGTACTCACCTCTCCTTAGCTGCAGGTGAATGTTCTTTTTCACATCATTGAACCAGCCAGGCACTTCTATGCGGCAGCAGTACACACTGCTGTCACCTTCATCGGTGTTGAAGATGGTCAAGGAGACATCCCCTCTCTGGATATCCCCCTGAAGTTCGTATTTTGCTGACCTCCTGGAGAGCACCCTCAGGCCATCGGTGTGGACTATCTCCTCATTGCATTTGGAATTGGGACACTGGCCTTTGCCCCAGCACATGCTGTTGCTCTGAGACCAGGATGAATACCTACAGGGCAAAGTCACCGACTGACCCAAAAATGCTGTCACAGTCTCTGACGCAGCTGGAGCTGTGAGGAAAGATGAGAACACTAGGAGGTGCGGTAAACCAAAGCTCTCAGATGTGCTACCCAGCCTTTGTGCAGATAGATGCTTCCAGGAAGGTGAAGAGAATTGTAGTGAATATGCTTCTTTAGCCTAAATTCAGATGTGCGCTTCACCGCACCTGAGCTCTGGACTGCACACCCCAAAAGGAGACCCCACCTGACTCTCTCAGCTCATCTCCTCAGCAAGTCCTTTCTGCTGACTTGAATACTATTCAAGAAACCAGTAATCTTTCCAATGAAAGATCCTGACTCTTTGCCCAATTCCACAAACTCATATAAACAGGTCCAAAAAGTAGCACTCCACCCACTGCATAAGCAGTGACTCTGTACTATTGACTTGAATGCATCAAATGGTCTCTCTGTGTCTTCTAGCCCAGAGAGGGCTAGGGCAGGAATATAGGTGGTTGAACTATATACTCCACTGTCCTGTCCTTTCAGTCCTGGGAATAGAAATTAATTGCTCTGGAACATTTATTTGTTAGAGGATATGAAGTTAGGTGCAATGCAAAGATTTTAAAACTCTAGAACTGGAAGGGACCAGTTATTATTATAGATTTATATAGAATGGCAGGTATGACATACAAAATGTTAGAGAGTTAGTTTTACCACATTACTTATGTGAGTTGGGAGGTCTGACCAGCTCTAAAATGAAGTATCCATGTTTCCCAACTTCAACTGCTCATCAGCAtgacctggggatcttgttaaaaatacatattttattgccCACCCCTCAGTCAGAATCTCTGAGGCTGAGGCCCATGGAAATGTACATAACCAAATTCTCCCAGTTGTTCTGATATTTTTAAGTCCACCTCAACAGTGGGTGAGGACCTCTAGACAAGCTCTTCTAAGATTACTTCAATCTCTGAGCAACTGCAAAAACATTTTCACTGCTGCAGATGTTAAGCCCACTGTTATAAATGAGCATCAAAAATTAttctagacaaaaaaaaaagtgctattGAAATGAAACCCAGGCTGAAGCTCCAAATCATCAGGACCACATCC
This genomic interval from Manis javanica isolate MJ-LG chromosome 1, MJ_LKY, whole genome shotgun sequence contains the following:
- the TIMD4 gene encoding T-cell immunoglobulin and mucin domain-containing protein 4; protein product: MSRGTLTVWLLMKLGSLYLTPAASETVTAFLGQSVTLPCRYSSWSQSNSMCWGKGQCPNSKCNEEIVHTDGLRVLSRRSAKYELQGDIQRGDVSLTIFNTDEGDSSVYCCRIEVPGWFNDVKKNIHLQLRRATTRLPTTSTGLTTPTAGLPATTAITLELTTAAPHQAGTAAARTTAATCPPTSPRALPGAVTARTSAPPAEGPAPTAESQTFLLPSDSQRSTEVTSGDSALLTSKESKGWVFQSTSQASTWETSVSVTFPQLRASETTILEQNEVESEQIKVADNSDLLMIIAPSVGFVLLSWLVVFLLRGKVKKSNCFQKHTRLDNVGESKNVLDDIQHGREDEDSLFTL